A window from Agrobacterium tumefaciens encodes these proteins:
- a CDS encoding TonB-dependent receptor domain-containing protein translates to MECKGINGRTVRTGLAGWAAVLLATSVSALALHVPAAAQTTSQASTAPRQISIAAGPLTSALNQLATQTGLQILFDGSIANGKTSRGASGNLTPSQALTAVLAGTGVQSRFAGQNQIALSLAAAPAEAATVSADGTTQLQAITIYGSRNATTLASTSSSIGIVNAEQISDGQIRSFRDSFRRMANVMDGDWADAGFIIRGVSSEGLVPGGAPLATLYIDGVQQTVRGARRGARGLFDVEQVEVYRGPQSTLSGRAAMAGAIYIKTKDPTFEKEAELSTTIATGNLYGTGFMFNAPLMDDQLAVRISGEVQRSKNDINYPTFAGYENYNEFTHDFYYQVRGKVLFEPAEMPETRALLSYSFSHDNPAVRDIGGPKGSIPFSFDQKRGDYLLPAYIEYRPTDVHNVGLEVTHDFSDELKLTSLSAFSYSDADRLSVNYGTPGEINTYHGYYKEWIASQEVRLNYEGDKWDWVGGVYFSYEDEKNFYDRTIPLTATVNRNQVQHNTQKSFNAAVFGEATYEFVPTWKITLGGRLDYTDQDITQHLVRTQPLGGATSVLTDYAASFNEVNFVPKIGLSKELTDTQTVGITYSQGFRTGGASYDSYRRTAYSYEPETASTYEIFYKGSFMDDRLTVNSNVFLTKYSDQQVLMQLDPTDLLSRRIINAASSEAWGFEFEPSFKVTDNLETFASLGYVHTEFKNFNDLTYGNLSGLPFPEAPEWSLGLGARYTFDNGVYVGADAKYTSSYLARLGSLPHDYLDSRWIVNLQAGYKTERWEINAFAQNLLDEEYFVYNDNDIAATLGERRSVGLNLKVKF, encoded by the coding sequence ATGGAATGCAAGGGAATTAACGGCAGAACGGTTCGAACCGGACTGGCGGGATGGGCAGCGGTGCTGCTCGCAACTTCGGTTTCTGCTCTGGCCTTACATGTGCCGGCCGCAGCACAGACCACCAGTCAGGCGAGCACCGCGCCACGGCAGATTTCCATTGCCGCCGGACCGCTGACCTCCGCGCTCAATCAGCTTGCCACGCAAACCGGCCTGCAGATTCTCTTTGACGGGTCCATTGCCAATGGCAAGACGTCCCGCGGCGCCAGCGGCAATCTCACACCCTCTCAGGCGCTCACGGCAGTGCTTGCAGGGACCGGTGTTCAGTCACGGTTTGCCGGCCAAAACCAGATCGCCCTCAGCCTTGCGGCGGCTCCTGCAGAGGCCGCAACCGTCAGTGCGGACGGCACGACCCAGCTGCAGGCCATCACGATTTACGGTTCACGCAACGCCACGACGCTTGCCAGCACGTCCTCGAGCATCGGTATCGTCAACGCGGAACAGATCTCGGACGGCCAGATAAGGAGTTTCCGCGACAGCTTCCGCCGCATGGCAAACGTCATGGATGGCGACTGGGCCGATGCCGGCTTCATCATTCGTGGCGTCAGCTCCGAGGGTCTTGTCCCCGGTGGTGCGCCTCTTGCGACGCTCTACATCGACGGCGTTCAGCAGACGGTGCGTGGCGCGCGCCGCGGGGCACGCGGACTGTTTGACGTCGAGCAGGTCGAAGTCTATCGAGGCCCACAGTCCACCTTGTCTGGCCGCGCTGCCATGGCTGGTGCGATTTATATAAAGACCAAGGATCCCACCTTCGAAAAGGAGGCGGAACTCTCGACCACAATCGCCACCGGCAATCTCTACGGCACCGGCTTCATGTTCAATGCGCCGCTGATGGACGATCAGCTCGCTGTTCGTATTTCCGGTGAGGTCCAGCGCAGCAAGAACGACATCAATTACCCGACCTTCGCGGGTTACGAGAACTACAACGAGTTCACGCACGACTTTTATTACCAGGTTCGAGGCAAGGTACTGTTCGAGCCGGCGGAAATGCCGGAGACACGCGCACTTCTCAGCTACTCATTTTCACATGACAATCCCGCTGTTCGCGATATCGGTGGCCCCAAAGGCTCCATCCCCTTCAGCTTCGACCAGAAACGCGGCGATTATCTCCTTCCTGCCTACATCGAATATCGCCCGACCGACGTGCATAATGTCGGACTGGAAGTAACGCATGATTTTTCAGACGAGCTGAAGCTGACTTCACTTTCGGCCTTCAGCTATTCCGATGCCGATCGTCTCTCGGTCAATTACGGCACCCCGGGCGAAATCAACACCTATCACGGCTACTACAAGGAATGGATCGCCTCCCAGGAAGTCCGCCTCAATTATGAAGGCGACAAATGGGACTGGGTCGGCGGCGTCTATTTTTCTTATGAAGATGAGAAGAATTTCTATGATCGCACCATTCCGCTGACAGCCACCGTCAACCGCAACCAGGTCCAGCACAATACGCAGAAATCGTTCAATGCCGCCGTGTTCGGAGAGGCGACATACGAGTTCGTTCCGACATGGAAAATCACCCTCGGCGGCCGGCTGGACTACACGGATCAGGATATAACGCAACATCTGGTGCGGACCCAGCCTCTTGGCGGCGCGACGAGCGTTCTGACGGACTATGCTGCTTCCTTCAACGAGGTCAATTTCGTACCGAAAATCGGCCTTTCGAAAGAACTGACAGACACACAGACGGTCGGCATCACCTATTCCCAAGGTTTCCGGACAGGTGGCGCGAGTTACGATTCTTATCGTCGGACGGCCTACAGCTACGAACCGGAAACGGCATCGACCTACGAGATTTTCTACAAAGGCTCGTTCATGGATGACCGGCTGACCGTAAATTCAAACGTGTTCCTCACCAAATATTCGGACCAGCAGGTTCTGATGCAGCTCGATCCAACGGATCTGCTGAGCCGGCGCATCATCAACGCCGCGTCGTCGGAAGCCTGGGGCTTCGAGTTCGAGCCGTCGTTCAAGGTCACTGACAACCTCGAAACCTTCGCATCGCTCGGCTACGTTCATACCGAGTTCAAGAATTTCAACGATCTGACCTACGGCAATCTGTCCGGCCTGCCATTCCCGGAAGCGCCGGAGTGGTCGCTGGGCCTTGGCGCTCGCTACACCTTCGATAACGGCGTCTATGTCGGCGCAGACGCCAAATATACCTCGAGCTACCTGGCACGTCTGGGCAGCCTGCCACACGATTATCTCGACAGCCGTTGGATCGTGAACCTGCAGGCCGGCTACAAAACGGAGCGGTGGGAAATCAACGCCTTCGCGCAGAACCTGCTGGACGAGGAATATTTTGTCTACAACGACAATGATATTGCCGCCACGCTCGGCGAACGCCGCAGCGTCGGTCTGAACCTGAAGGTCAAATTCTGA
- a CDS encoding condensation domain-containing protein, with the protein MDNRPLESRRRSAIENIYPLSPMQEGLLFHSIATPDEGVYVPQIVLQLRGAVDPQIMHDCWSEMVSRHAVLRTTFHWEERDEPFQVVHSDAGLVWSQLDWSGIDAEEQQRRLGALLSTNRRQAFDLKKAPLIRLQWIDYGGEHSRLVLQYHHIILDGWSAGRIVEDAFRIYQRRCGSSRPPLPAPRPYVDYIAWLKSRKREATRAFWTDYTAKIEGPCRMTRDATGGEADFSSHHLTCDPAVSTQATKLCREMGITPNTLLQAALAIVIARKTGSRHVVFGATTAGRPSELQGVENMVGLFINTLPVCIDVENGPLAPWLQTLQQRQSACAEHDYLPLREIQAGRGDLFDCLLVFENYPVPRDISVDATFAVTGVEVDEWTHYPLTLFAVADATKISVSARYDRHRIAEREMEAFLHELGATIGEMAGGTPTVPNVSAADIKPVDIARPALPSVAETHDDQPLPTTAWTETEERIARIWAEVLKVEAQHNTDNFFDLGGHSLLAARVVNRVRREFAINFPVKVLFDRPVLAAFAGFIDALKATAAPVGEHNAIEI; encoded by the coding sequence ATGGACAATCGCCCTCTTGAAAGCCGCCGCCGCTCGGCAATCGAAAACATCTATCCGCTGTCACCGATGCAGGAAGGATTGCTGTTCCATTCCATCGCCACGCCCGACGAAGGCGTCTACGTGCCGCAGATCGTCCTGCAACTGCGGGGCGCCGTCGATCCGCAGATCATGCATGATTGCTGGAGCGAGATGGTGTCGCGCCATGCGGTTCTGCGCACCACCTTCCACTGGGAAGAAAGGGACGAACCCTTTCAGGTGGTCCACAGCGATGCCGGCCTTGTCTGGTCGCAACTGGATTGGTCAGGCATCGACGCGGAAGAGCAGCAAAGACGCCTTGGCGCGCTTTTGTCCACCAACCGGCGGCAAGCTTTCGATCTGAAGAAGGCTCCGCTGATCCGCCTGCAATGGATCGATTACGGCGGCGAACATTCGCGTCTGGTGCTTCAGTATCACCATATCATTCTCGACGGATGGTCGGCGGGCCGCATCGTCGAAGACGCCTTCAGGATCTATCAGAGACGGTGCGGTTCATCCCGTCCGCCACTGCCCGCACCACGGCCCTATGTGGATTACATTGCCTGGCTGAAAAGCAGGAAACGTGAGGCGACCCGTGCGTTCTGGACGGACTACACGGCGAAGATCGAGGGGCCGTGCAGGATGACCCGCGACGCCACCGGAGGCGAGGCCGATTTCTCCAGTCATCACCTCACCTGCGATCCCGCTGTTTCCACGCAGGCGACAAAGCTGTGCCGGGAGATGGGGATTACCCCCAATACCCTGCTGCAGGCCGCGCTTGCCATCGTCATCGCCCGCAAGACCGGCAGCAGACACGTCGTCTTCGGTGCGACGACAGCCGGGCGACCTTCCGAACTGCAGGGTGTGGAAAACATGGTCGGCCTGTTCATCAACACGCTGCCGGTCTGCATCGACGTTGAAAATGGCCCCCTTGCCCCGTGGCTGCAGACATTGCAGCAACGTCAGTCTGCCTGTGCGGAGCACGACTATCTTCCACTGCGTGAGATACAGGCCGGGCGGGGCGATCTTTTCGACTGCCTGCTGGTCTTTGAAAACTATCCCGTGCCGCGGGATATTTCGGTGGACGCCACATTCGCAGTGACCGGCGTCGAGGTCGATGAATGGACCCACTACCCCCTCACCCTGTTTGCCGTTGCTGACGCCACAAAGATTTCGGTTTCAGCCCGATACGACAGGCACCGCATTGCCGAGCGGGAGATGGAGGCATTTCTGCATGAGCTTGGCGCGACAATCGGCGAGATGGCCGGTGGAACTCCGACGGTTCCAAACGTTTCTGCTGCGGACATAAAGCCGGTCGATATCGCCAGGCCTGCGCTGCCTTCGGTGGCGGAAACACACGATGATCAGCCCCTTCCCACTACCGCCTGGACGGAAACGGAAGAAAGGATCGCCCGGATTTGGGCGGAGGTTCTGAAGGTGGAAGCCCAGCACAATACCGATAATTTCTTCGACCTCGGCGGCCACTCGCTTCTGGCAGCCAGGGTCGTCAACCGGGTGCGGAGAGAATTTGCGATCAATTTTCCCGTAAAAGTCCTGTTCGACCGTCCGGTCCTTGCCGCGTTTGCGGGTTTCATCGACGCGCTGAAAGCAACCGCCGCGCCCGTGGGCGAACATAATGCGATTGAAATTTGA
- a CDS encoding ABC transporter ATP-binding protein — MHEDYRLATRNLSLGYNGSVIVEDLNLKIPSGHFTVLVGKNGCGKSTILRALAGLLSPMKGEIFLDGTSTRKIPSRERAKHIGVLTQGPQAPEGLSVAELVRQGRYPHRRLFERWSSRDEDACAHALDLTDMTSLSGRQVEALSGGQRQRAWIAMTLAQETDILLLDEPTTFLDLAHQIEILDLIRQLVHDRGRTIVAVLHDLNQAARYADEIVLIRDGRIFDAGAPSTVITARNVLDVFGVNAVIMPDPISGTPMCVPVPSQARGA; from the coding sequence ATGCATGAAGATTATCGCCTCGCGACACGCAATCTGTCCCTTGGATATAATGGCTCCGTCATCGTCGAAGACTTGAACCTGAAAATTCCGTCCGGGCATTTCACCGTTCTCGTCGGGAAAAACGGATGCGGCAAATCCACGATATTGCGTGCGCTCGCCGGACTTCTCAGTCCCATGAAAGGCGAGATATTTCTGGACGGTACATCGACCCGGAAAATTCCATCGCGGGAACGTGCGAAACACATCGGCGTCCTCACGCAGGGGCCGCAGGCTCCGGAAGGGCTGTCGGTCGCCGAACTGGTCCGGCAAGGGCGTTATCCCCATCGCAGGCTGTTCGAGCGCTGGTCCAGCCGTGATGAGGACGCATGCGCCCATGCTCTCGACCTGACCGACATGACATCGCTTTCCGGGCGCCAGGTGGAAGCCCTCTCCGGCGGTCAGCGGCAGCGCGCCTGGATCGCGATGACGCTTGCCCAGGAAACGGACATTCTTCTTCTGGACGAACCGACGACGTTCCTCGATCTCGCCCACCAGATCGAAATACTGGATCTGATCAGGCAGCTTGTTCATGATCGGGGCCGCACCATCGTCGCGGTCCTCCACGATCTTAATCAGGCGGCCCGTTACGCCGACGAAATCGTTCTTATCAGGGACGGCAGGATATTCGACGCGGGCGCCCCAAGCACGGTCATCACGGCGAGAAATGTCCTTGACGTCTTTGGCGTCAATGCCGTCATCATGCCGGATCCGATTTCGGGAACTCCGATGTGCGTGCCCGTTCCATCACAGGCCCGAGGCGCGTGA
- a CDS encoding ferric iron reductase: MLAGWTTSAELFSSPSALEEFLDYEGSFDPGVDLKSRAAFLISDYCYIFFMATVPLLVGRGVVPDMSPEAVSLQFYTHHGEHDGEPMTVRRAHVRLLSPQIFADRDAGPFSTVTDHAGLCERFRMGVEHHFRPLVEALAKRTGFPKNAQWRLVGDAIAGRFLDVGRRFGCLTEAMSSAMAIVKVQGSPLNNRQLGYFDLTLHDSSLKEPFTYTFRARGGCCRYYTVEGAEKCPTCVLKSNEERDDILLQEMRDRICLK, from the coding sequence ATGCTTGCCGGCTGGACAACGTCCGCCGAGCTGTTCTCCAGCCCCTCGGCGCTGGAAGAATTCCTTGACTATGAGGGGTCGTTCGATCCCGGCGTCGACCTCAAAAGCCGCGCCGCATTCCTGATCAGCGACTATTGCTACATTTTCTTCATGGCCACGGTTCCGCTGCTGGTGGGTCGCGGCGTGGTGCCCGATATGTCACCCGAAGCCGTTTCATTGCAGTTCTATACCCATCATGGCGAACATGACGGGGAGCCGATGACGGTGCGGCGGGCACACGTTAGGCTGTTGTCGCCGCAGATCTTTGCGGATCGGGACGCTGGGCCTTTTTCGACGGTCACGGACCACGCGGGCCTGTGCGAAAGGTTCCGCATGGGCGTCGAGCACCATTTCCGTCCGCTGGTGGAAGCATTGGCAAAAAGGACGGGTTTTCCAAAAAATGCGCAGTGGCGGCTGGTGGGAGACGCGATAGCCGGCAGATTTCTCGATGTCGGAAGAAGGTTCGGCTGTCTCACCGAGGCGATGTCCTCAGCCATGGCGATCGTCAAGGTACAGGGATCGCCGCTAAACAACCGCCAGCTGGGTTACTTCGACCTCACCCTGCATGACAGCTCATTAAAAGAACCGTTCACCTACACGTTTCGCGCGCGCGGCGGATGCTGCCGTTACTATACCGTAGAGGGAGCGGAAAAGTGCCCCACCTGCGTGCTGAAGTCGAATGAAGAGCGTGACGACATTCTTCTCCAGGAAATGCGCGACCGTATCTGCCTAAAATAA
- a CDS encoding FecCD family ABC transporter permease: MTRAIAVLIILNLLAVIAAMIWGDQSIAWHDVANALIGSAPADLQMIVVEFRLSRAILALLAGTGLAVAGTISQTVMRNPLAEPGVLGINAGAALVASVVIILFAGVSPTVLPWAGFAGAVTMAAAVYALSWKGGTSSLRIILVGIGLSAMAGAGTSFLTAFGNVMDVQRAMIWLSGSVYGADWTKVQSLLLWLSVPLALTWFSCRQLDLIRFGDDVATGLGQKVNLVRAFLILLCTLISGATVAMVGLVGFIGLIAPHVARRIVGPAHRALIPVAALTGSLLLLVADIIGRTVIAPAQLPAGIVTALLGAPFFAYLLKGRRHA, encoded by the coding sequence GTGACACGAGCAATAGCTGTTCTGATCATTCTCAACCTTCTGGCCGTCATTGCTGCCATGATCTGGGGTGACCAATCAATTGCCTGGCATGATGTCGCCAATGCGCTCATCGGCAGTGCGCCGGCCGATCTGCAGATGATCGTCGTTGAATTCCGGCTTTCAAGAGCAATACTGGCCCTGCTTGCCGGCACAGGCCTTGCCGTTGCGGGCACGATCTCACAGACCGTCATGCGCAATCCCCTGGCGGAGCCCGGCGTTCTGGGTATCAATGCGGGCGCTGCGCTCGTCGCAAGCGTGGTTATCATCCTTTTTGCTGGCGTTTCACCAACCGTTCTGCCCTGGGCGGGCTTTGCAGGGGCCGTCACAATGGCAGCGGCCGTCTATGCGCTCTCCTGGAAAGGTGGCACCTCCTCTCTGCGGATCATCCTTGTCGGCATAGGCCTCAGTGCCATGGCCGGCGCGGGAACCAGCTTTCTGACCGCATTCGGCAATGTCATGGATGTGCAGCGGGCAATGATCTGGCTTTCGGGCAGCGTCTATGGCGCTGACTGGACCAAGGTCCAAAGCCTTCTGCTCTGGCTCTCCGTTCCACTTGCTCTGACCTGGTTCTCCTGCCGGCAGCTGGACCTCATCCGTTTCGGCGACGATGTGGCAACCGGGCTTGGACAGAAGGTCAATCTCGTGCGCGCATTCCTGATATTGCTCTGCACGCTGATATCGGGCGCCACCGTCGCCATGGTGGGGTTGGTGGGGTTTATTGGCCTGATCGCCCCGCATGTTGCGAGGCGGATCGTTGGCCCTGCTCATCGGGCCCTCATTCCGGTTGCGGCTCTGACAGGCAGTCTTCTACTGTTGGTCGCCGATATTATCGGCCGCACGGTCATCGCACCGGCGCAGCTGCCGGCCGGTATCGTCACAGCCCTGCTGGGGGCTCCGTTTTTTGCCTATCTTCTGAAGGGCCGCCGGCATGCATGA
- a CDS encoding iron-siderophore ABC transporter substrate-binding protein, whose product MSDTPRRIIVLDPFYNLGMALELGLPLVGAPLMSVQDHELKEKAGKATVSDIGEARQPSLERIVALKPDLIVGDAALHGQSYQNFAKIAPTALIDAKNWKDHFRTLALLSGKSDEAAGMLATYEKRVAAIRDKTASHKVSVLRVTPSGFHVYLDGPAAYAPYAVLRDAGVKRSTYETTDDNTVFKRPEWEDLVLLDGDILLYVVAGRYDTTMDDALADRTTSNPFWQMLPAVASRNAHRVKRETWMSFNGIGSANKVLDDIEQYLLDKP is encoded by the coding sequence GTGTCAGACACGCCTCGCAGGATCATTGTACTCGATCCCTTCTATAATCTGGGGATGGCGCTTGAACTCGGCCTGCCTTTGGTCGGCGCACCGCTTATGTCCGTTCAGGACCATGAACTGAAGGAAAAAGCCGGCAAGGCAACGGTCTCCGATATTGGCGAAGCCCGCCAGCCCAGTCTCGAGCGTATCGTGGCCCTGAAGCCGGACTTGATTGTCGGGGACGCAGCCCTGCACGGCCAATCCTACCAGAACTTCGCCAAGATTGCGCCGACTGCGCTCATCGATGCAAAGAACTGGAAAGACCATTTCCGCACATTGGCGCTCCTTTCAGGGAAAAGTGACGAGGCGGCAGGGATGCTGGCGACTTACGAAAAACGTGTCGCCGCCATCAGGGATAAAACTGCTTCCCATAAGGTGTCGGTCTTGCGGGTGACACCAAGCGGTTTTCATGTCTATCTCGACGGTCCGGCCGCCTATGCGCCCTATGCGGTTCTTCGTGATGCTGGCGTAAAACGCAGCACTTACGAAACGACTGACGACAACACGGTATTCAAACGGCCCGAATGGGAAGACCTCGTCCTTCTGGACGGAGACATTCTGCTTTACGTCGTTGCCGGCAGATATGACACGACCATGGACGATGCGCTTGCCGACCGCACGACCAGCAACCCCTTCTGGCAAATGTTGCCGGCAGTCGCATCCAGAAACGCCCACCGGGTCAAGCGCGAAACATGGATGAGCTTCAACGGCATTGGCTCCGCGAACAAAGTTCTCGATGATATCGAGCAATATCTGCTGGACAAGCCGTGA
- a CDS encoding FecCD family ABC transporter permease, with translation MTSFRGLSKAERPIHARRAEFFCSVLLLLAIAGLLVSATLAIIAGPAPLSPSTVLSAIFRFDGSRDHLVVTLLRLPRVAAAMIAGAGLAVSGAIMQAVTKNPLASPGLLGINAGAAFAVVAGLSIMGVSGDALVWYAFGGAAFAALCVFFIGSVGRVGATPLIMVLAGAVVATFLTSLTTAILIFDQTTLDAVRLWTVGSLSGRTMEQVFTVVPYWLAGLFGSLLLARHLTTLSLGTDVATALGQNPALWRSLSVVIVILLSGSAVALVGPVGFVGLVVPHIVRLAISVDYRWVIPFSAVIGAIMVVIADLAGRIILANQSFPVGVTMALIGAPFFLWLARYRTGAGRS, from the coding sequence GTGACATCGTTTCGCGGATTATCGAAGGCGGAAAGACCGATACATGCTCGCAGGGCGGAATTTTTCTGCTCGGTCCTGCTTCTGCTCGCCATCGCTGGCCTGCTGGTTTCCGCCACGCTGGCAATAATAGCTGGCCCAGCGCCCCTTTCACCATCGACGGTGCTCTCTGCAATCTTCCGCTTTGACGGCTCGCGTGATCATCTCGTCGTGACGTTGCTGCGCTTGCCACGCGTCGCGGCGGCCATGATCGCAGGAGCGGGCCTGGCCGTTTCAGGCGCGATCATGCAGGCGGTGACAAAAAACCCTCTGGCTTCGCCGGGGCTCCTCGGCATCAATGCCGGCGCGGCTTTTGCAGTGGTCGCCGGCCTGTCGATCATGGGAGTTTCGGGCGACGCGCTGGTCTGGTATGCCTTTGGCGGTGCAGCTTTTGCCGCGCTCTGCGTTTTCTTCATCGGCTCTGTCGGCCGCGTTGGCGCGACCCCGCTGATCATGGTGCTGGCCGGAGCGGTGGTCGCGACATTCCTCACTTCACTGACCACGGCCATTCTGATCTTCGACCAGACGACCCTCGATGCCGTGCGCTTGTGGACCGTTGGTTCCCTAAGCGGTCGGACGATGGAGCAGGTCTTCACCGTCGTGCCATATTGGCTTGCAGGACTGTTCGGATCATTGCTGCTCGCCCGTCATCTGACGACACTCAGCCTTGGCACCGATGTCGCCACGGCGCTCGGCCAGAACCCGGCCCTTTGGCGCAGCCTCTCGGTCGTGATCGTCATTCTCCTATCCGGCAGCGCCGTCGCCCTTGTCGGGCCCGTCGGCTTCGTCGGCCTCGTCGTGCCGCACATCGTTCGCCTCGCCATCAGCGTGGATTACCGGTGGGTCATTCCCTTCAGCGCCGTCATCGGTGCGATCATGGTTGTTATCGCCGATCTCGCCGGACGGATCATCCTCGCCAACCAGAGTTTCCCTGTCGGCGTCACGATGGCGCTGATCGGAGCGCCATTTTTCCTCTGGCTGGCGCGTTATCGCACGGGGGCAGGCAGGTCGTGA
- a CDS encoding RNA polymerase sigma factor, giving the protein MRTSTASLNENDGTDLLNRAIVEHYGDIIKAVGGRSRSDGAAREIVHDLYVKLALQPDALSGKRSIKAFLCRAASNMRIDRIRREQFESRLFSGSDEDARTVVTTDSAPDQGLAVEARLTVLKQAIADLPEKRRTAFILHRLHHLSPDQIASKLKISRNMVDRHLRRALSHCLDRLFEME; this is encoded by the coding sequence ATGCGGACGTCGACGGCCAGCCTCAATGAAAATGACGGAACCGACCTGTTGAACAGGGCGATCGTCGAACATTACGGCGACATCATCAAGGCCGTGGGGGGACGCAGTCGCTCAGACGGGGCCGCGCGGGAAATCGTACACGATCTCTACGTCAAACTCGCCTTGCAGCCGGATGCCCTGTCCGGCAAGCGATCCATAAAGGCGTTCCTGTGCCGCGCCGCTTCCAATATGCGGATCGACCGGATCAGGCGCGAGCAGTTCGAATCCAGGCTTTTTTCCGGCTCGGATGAAGATGCCAGGACCGTGGTCACGACAGATAGCGCGCCCGATCAGGGGTTGGCTGTCGAGGCACGGCTGACGGTTCTGAAACAGGCCATCGCCGACCTGCCCGAAAAACGGCGCACGGCCTTCATACTGCACAGGCTGCATCATCTTTCGCCCGACCAGATCGCCTCAAAGCTGAAAATTTCACGCAATATGGTCGACCGACATCTCAGGCGCGCGCTCAGCCATTGCCTCGACCGGCTTTTTGAAATGGAGTAA
- a CDS encoding thioesterase II family protein, with amino-acid sequence MTVRPRLICLPPAGAGPSIFRSWVQNSESVFDVIPVALPGREAHFTKPLPRDIQSLADHVGSEITGLLQAPYALFGYSMGAVVAYELLRHLSLRRLPLPDAFYILGSNAPDRVLEGREPIHSMTSEDFLQSLVEIGGTPDEILRDREAMALFEPVLRNDFRICETYQFTPPHLPVTFPVHVFVADADHLVSWNAAGAWENCIGQDITMHRIGGSHMLAPQAFAHFIGKLGQLWQTDTVQACAVSTRTA; translated from the coding sequence ATGACAGTTCGTCCCCGGTTGATCTGCCTTCCGCCGGCCGGCGCCGGCCCGAGCATTTTCCGATCATGGGTACAGAATTCCGAGAGTGTCTTTGACGTTATCCCGGTCGCCCTGCCAGGTCGCGAAGCGCATTTCACCAAGCCGCTGCCGCGCGACATCCAGAGCCTCGCCGACCACGTCGGCAGCGAAATCACCGGACTGCTGCAGGCTCCTTACGCCCTGTTCGGTTATTCCATGGGCGCGGTTGTGGCCTATGAGCTGTTACGGCACCTGTCACTCCGGCGCCTGCCGCTCCCCGACGCCTTCTACATTCTCGGCTCCAACGCGCCCGACCGCGTCCTTGAAGGACGTGAGCCTATCCACAGCATGACGAGCGAGGATTTCCTTCAATCGCTGGTCGAGATCGGCGGCACGCCGGACGAGATATTGCGCGACAGGGAGGCCATGGCCCTGTTCGAGCCGGTTCTGCGCAATGATTTTCGCATTTGCGAGACCTATCAATTCACCCCTCCACATCTGCCCGTTACATTCCCGGTCCATGTCTTCGTTGCCGATGCCGACCATCTCGTCAGCTGGAATGCGGCAGGTGCCTGGGAAAACTGTATCGGGCAAGACATCACCATGCATCGGATCGGAGGGTCGCATATGCTCGCACCACAGGCCTTCGCACACTTCATTGGAAAACTCGGCCAATTATGGCAAACCGATACGGTGCAGGCTTGCGCTGTTTCAACCAGAACGGCATGA